Genomic window (Bombus vancouverensis nearcticus chromosome 2, iyBomVanc1_principal, whole genome shotgun sequence):
cataAATGCAATGATAAAAAAAGTAatgttgaaataaatatattaaaaaggtGAAAccaatatctttcttaaataatcAACTTTCCAGTATACAAGATTAACGCTATGCGGACAAAAAGTGTTAAGCATTATTGGTAGAAGCAAGATATTCGTTGTATCTCTTCTCTTGGGCTTGCTGCAATTTCAGCAACTTCTTCATCTGTCCTTTACTGATTTCTGTACCATCAATATAATGCGTCGGTACACCCTAAACAAGACAGTTTTTAGTTAGAAAATggaatgtattattattataaatctaCATACATTGCCATCGAATTGAgaatatttatctttttctaGCTTAAACATCTCAGAAGGCGGAATTTTTCTCAGCGCTTCCTTCGCTGCAGCTTCcgcttttcttctttccttctccaACGTCCTTTCCAACTCCATTTGCTTCTTATGAATCTTCTCTTTTAATagttcttctttatttactaatttaattttacaaactTCTTCATTACTATCTTCCAAACGAACTCCAATATTTGGTAAAATATCGTCACGTAATGTATCACATTCCTCAAGAATACTACTAGCTTTCAAAGCTTTAGCATGATTTCTTACTTTCTCACGGAAATTTGCCAAAATTTCAAGGTAGGGCATAACGACTTCTTCAacctttaataaaatttataataaggaGTCAGAACATaaggaaagagaaaataaatgtatataaatcatACATTTAAATTCGCGGTATTGCTGTCAACTGGAAAACCAATACTATCATGCGATGATATAACCCcaaatataataaacatttttGTAATATAAACTGCAACATCTCTAAGTAATAGTGTATTTGgttgttttatttctttcatgTAAATATTGCAATGCGTCACAAGATCCCTAACGGCATCAAGCGCACTCCTTGTATCAATATTGTCTATAATAAAATGTATCGTAGGTTTTATTAacatacaaaataatataatatataattatataatataatatgtatattaaattacataatagcaaaATATATATTAGTTATACAATTACAGTGCACAATATTTGTAAATGTTCACTTACCACATAATGCGTTATGTACTAAGTCCCTGGCATGATAAAACTTTTCATTTAATTCCACTTCAGATTTAGTCCATTTAGTAAAAGTATTAATATTTGTCTCTGAACCCAAAGAtctaattttacattttacatttaaaaagaattcctataatacaaacaaggtgttgtacatatattacattattaaatgttgagttaaataatattaaataaaatattcataaaatattatataacaaataattatatttacatttaaaaacTTTTCATATTGAATGGCCATATGCATGGTATCATCACTGTAATCTAATGTATCTTTCCATGAATGCAAAAGAAATGCAAGCCTAAGTTGTCTTGCTGAGTGCTTTTTTAATGCATCTTGTAtagtaatgaaattttttagtGATTTTGACATTTTGCATCCTGCTATGGTCAAATGACCAGaatgaagaaaatatttaaccCAATTAGAATTATTATAGTATGCTTCTGCTTGTGCCATTTCATTATCATGATGGGGAAACTTCAAATCTATCCCTCCAGTATGAATATCTAAACTTTCTCCACAAATTATAGATGCCATAACTGAACATTCTATATGCCAACCTGGTCGTCCTTTACCCCAAGGGCTTTCCCACCAAGGTTCTCCTTCCTTTGAACATTTCCAAAGTGCAAAATCAGTTGGTGATCTTTTTTCAGATACCTTTGTACCACTTAAATCTcctaacaaaaatattaaaagttatCAAAAATGAACACATTCATCttcaaaaaaaaagaatttttacctTCTCCTTCTTGCAAACTCGATGTATCGCCATATGCTTCTGGGACGAGTTTAGCATAATAATGTTTATCCTGCTTATCAAAGGTAGCAACATCGAAATATACAGAACCATTACTTTCATATGCAATTccattttctataattttttcaataaatgttataatttcaGGTATGTATTCACTAACTCTTGTTAAAACATTTGGCCTTAATAtctaatgaaaatttcattatgaattattcaatataattaataaatatatatagttaaaatcaagaaaatatacttattattacatttaaagaATCCATATCTTTGTGAAATTCCATTTCCCAATGTTGTGATAATTTGGTAAAAATAGAATGTTCTGTAACTGTAGCTCCTTTCGTTTTATCCAACCATTCTGCCAAAGGATCTCGTGCTTCTTTTAATAATAACTGTATCCATAGAAGTTACAAAGATAGTATCTttagataaattattaaataaaattaataagaatattattaatattaaattacataatctctacttataaatttattacttatactctaaaaatatgaaaaatatatatatacttcttgatattctttcattttttcttcatCTTTAAGCTTTACTACGTTTTCCAAATTTTCAATAGCTTTTTCCACATTGCACAACAATGCCTCTAGCATACATTTTTTATCTGTATCATTCGTATTCTTCACTgtatcttcaaaaatacacaTTACATATTTTGCATCATCCAGGATTTCATCAAGAGTATGATTTTCTTCTATATATTTctcatataaataattttgtctAGCTCTCTTTATAATTTTATCATCTATATCAGTAATATTCATcacatataaaatatcgtatcCAAAATAATCAGATAAGACACGCCTTAATATATCGAAAGATATATATGATCTAAATAGTGACAAAAATgataacaaatatataaaaaataaatattattatctatagtattttaataaaataatacgcattttttaaatacataattttataCGCAACTTTGTACCTAGCATGTCCCATATGTGATGCGTCATAAACAGTAGGTCCACAACTATACCATAATATATGATTTCCAAATTGAGggacaaatatttctttctccCTAGTTAAGCTGTTGTATAACTTAAGAACTGAGCTGCTTTTTCTTTCTGGTGGCATCCAAGATGGTTGTAACCTTTTTGCCATTTTTAATCTCTAGAAACTGGAAATATCCAAAAGTGATGAAAACCATAAAGTATATCTTATCTATCTCATTACTCCTCTTCTAGAAAATAAAAGTTATACAATTAAACTTACCTCTTTATGAAAAGCTTTactaaaaaatatttcgatataaaaattctGTGTACAATTGCTTTCAAAGAAATGTTTAGACAAATATACAACGAAAGATTGTCAAATAAATATCACGTGTCTAGAATTCTGTTGCAAATTTTTACTTGTTTCCACATACATTACTTTTTCAATATATTCGCGTATAGGATATTTAGTattaatgttaatatatttctcttaatttaatcaaataatataaaatactgtTCACATTAACTATCATTAAACTCTTGAATGATTCACGTTCGATATCCGAAAAGACACGAGGAAATCGTTGCATGTATATATCAGTGTAGAGAGAGCGTTCACATTGTGACGTTGTCTAAATTTTCTGTTATCTCCGATCTCCGATGCTTCTACTCAATCTTTAATATCATGTTGTAAGAAACAGTTTAATGTGATAATATTTGAACTGTTTGTCGtaaaagtaatttatttattttaactataaaccatatgtaaaaaaagaagtaaACCTCATGTATAAATAATTAGTCTTCGAATACAAAACTTGCATCATCCTAACCTAATTAACAGTTTGAAATGTACTGACTTCAATGCTTTACaatatgtgtgtgcgtgtgtgtgcgcgcgcgcgcgcgtgttcgtgtgtgtgtgtgttcgtgtgtgtgtgtgtgtgtgtgtgtgtgtgtgtgtgtgtgtgtgtgtgtgtgtgtgtgtgtgtgtgtgtatatacatacatactaaCTGATGGTCTTTGACCGGATGTATGTCcttaataattgaatttttagatagattttaatattaaatagagTACAGAATAGTAAATAGtatagaaataataaagaataaGTTAAAACGAAAAGGAAGTAGATAGCAATCGtttgaagaaaattatatatttaataattttataatatttctttatgTACAATGCTTTTTTTGATATTcatttgtgtatatatatatatatatatttcaagaaatatatatatatttcaagcaCAACCGAAGAATCATAATCGGTCTCTTCGGGCCGTCTCTCACCGTCGCGTCACTAGCAATGTGCAGTTTATTTATTCTGAATCTTTTAGTATTTtgagataataaataaaatgccATTTTGACTACACCACTTTTGGGACATTCTCTACCGAACGATCCAAATCCGATTCAAATCGATTTATTAGCTTTAAAGTTATAAGCGAACAAACATAAAAGTACTTTTGTACTTTATATATATAGACGCCAGACACCCAGATAATGgcaaaaacatatatatattgaatatcaaaaacaaataaatataaaattgattgtATATATCATCTATTGTAAataagatttatatatataaatattatttttgtcaTATTACTTACTAGATCTTTTAGATATAttagaattataaatatattacgtcaataatattataaattacaacACATATATGTAGTCATATACCAATAACTTCATTCTTgttaaacaaattaatataCCCACATaacttgaaataaaattttagttaTATCAGTAggtgatatatttttattcaaattcttGTATAAAGTACATGtcattataataaatatctttataaacatatttttcatatttcaaagaTTCTGTAAAAATACGTGAAATGTTCCACACATTTATGAActtaatattatgatttttttttaaatgtgatattatgcataaaaatccttgtttcatatatgtattaaaaaatttacatcattttattatattaaattttaagatCACACATAGATAACATACAAAATAAGCACTTTGGAATGTGTATAATTCAtattcatatataaaatattaatcttatgttatatataaaaatatagaatgcAAAATGTTAGCTAAAGTTTTTCAGACACATACCTTTTTTTTCGGAACAAAGTTcattatattgttaaatatatagatgtttaattatatatatccTGCTTTATCCTTATATTACTTTAAGTACGACAGTTTTTCtacataaaatgattttattgtttttattattttttatcttgATCAAGATTGACTATTCCAGAGAACagtattttttgaaaaaatcattTTATCATTTAGTAAGTATAATTGATTCAACATTTAAGTTAAACAAAAGTACGTGTTGCCATTTTAggattgttattcttttcttctctgTTAGTAATTATTTGTTCAGTTTTTATACTttcatatataatttaaatgtaataacAAAACATctcatttaaaaattaatattgtatTATCTATGTTCTTTATTTGTCTCTTCTTCCCATTCTTTGCCTGGCCTGATAAATTCTAAGTCACTAGCATCCTCAGAACTTGAAATATTATCGTCATCAAAATATGGTTTTGTAACTTCGTTTGGTTGCATATGTCCTAAAAAAACATGAAATAACCATACAAATAATCATATAATTaatcataataaaaatataatacgatcctgtattaataatttgtaatagATATTTCAAAACTCTGTCATTCTACATATTAAGAGAAACTGCAAATAGTTGCCTTctaaatttttacaaatatttaaaaaataaatatttaaaagactTTTATATGCATCACTTTGTTATTATACTTACCATTCAATGGTCttctaaatatttcaatttctttttcatcATCATCAAAAAAGCTTGTTCCATCTTTTAAAAGACTAAACGCATATCCATtccaattatttttttttaaatttttggaAGATTTACAGTTAGCACAAATAAAAATAGAACATGCAATAATTCCCAAACATACAGTGGCTGcaaaaatatgatttaaaattatattctaataatacgttataacttatgtgttatatatattataaaaatattgattatCTTACTTATGAGAACTATAAAAACAATTCTAGGCATCCCAAGAAAGTTGTCATCatattttaatttgaatatCAAATGCGAAACACTATGTACATCTGATGTTATAAACAATTTAGTCTGTTGAATATATCCAGATGCGCTAGCACTTATAATATGAGCACCAGGTTTGAATAAAAACCAGTAAGCTCCATTTATTCCACTTTTAACATGATGCACTGATTTATTGTATGATAAAATAGCATTTTCAATTGGCTCATTGTTCTCATTAAGGACAAATCCTTTTACTCCTTCATTAAGCTTTTCTATCATCATTAATAAACTAGCCTTATTATCTTCCCATATATTTCTTGAATCATCAGTGTTGCAACAAGTAACATATACATCAAGCATCAAAGTACTCGTATTTAAATAAAGATAATCCATTAAAGAATGTTTTCTTTTTCCACTTATACCCATGCCAGCATGAATAATTCCATTAGAATCTATATTTAAATCGTGATCACATTCTGGATTTTTAAAAGTCATGTTCATCTTATGTTTAGTATATAATGATGCTAAATCTTGCAATACATCATTATCATCGGTGTTATATatctgttcaaatatttttccataCTTTCCCGCAAATGGAATTTCAATATGTTGCGAaccaatatttaaatttattgctAATACAGCATTAATGTTTTTGAACCAATTAATTAGTGTACTTGCCTCAGTGCTTAGTCTATCATTGATAGGAAATTGTAAATTGTCCACAATGAATGAATCACAAGTTTGATTATCATTAGAATTTTGAGATAAATCCGGTGCAATGTATATCGTAAATTTATctaaataatttgtaattctAGTGTCTTTCCGATAACGATCTAGTAAATAGGTCGCAAAATGAAGTAAAATTTTAGATGTTACAGGTGCACCATTTGAAATACCAGCCACGAAGGCTATAGATGGTCGACCAATGCGTTTGTAATTACCTTCAGTTCCAATTTCTAAACATATTATTCGAGTGCCCGTTTGTGATTTACCAATAATATGTAAAGTTGATAATTGTGAATATTTATTGTTCAGATCGATCCAAACTTGATTTACAACATTTGTCTTTTGATCGTTATCGTATTTTTGGTGTTTTGCTTTTTCTACATGACGTTTCGTCAATTTAATGTGAAGATCagttatatttttatcatctACATGGACTTTAATAGACTGTTCTATATAACCTTCACAAACAAATGTTAACGAATATTCACCAGGaagaagaataattttaaaataagccatgtttttagAAACATGGTAACTATTTCCAATCTTAACTACAGTTTCCCTTAAGGGAGCATCGTCAGTATCTGTTACCACTGCTCGAACACCAGTTGTCAGACCCTGAATAAGTTGCTTCAAGGGCAATAAATTTTCACGCCAAATAGTTGGAATAGATCCTGGAAGTGGATATTT
Coding sequences:
- the CysRS gene encoding cysteine--tRNA ligase, cytoplasmic isoform X1; the encoded protein is MAKRLQPSWMPPERKSSSVLKLYNSLTREKEIFVPQFGNHILWYSCGPTVYDASHMGHARSYISFDILRRVLSDYFGYDILYVMNITDIDDKIIKRARQNYLYEKYIEENHTLDEILDDAKYVMCIFEDTVKNTNDTDKKCMLEALLCNVEKAIENLENVVKLKDEEKMKEYQELLLKEARDPLAEWLDKTKGATVTEHSIFTKLSQHWEMEFHKDMDSLNILRPNVLTRVSEYIPEIITFIEKIIENGIAYESNGSVYFDVATFDKQDKHYYAKLVPEAYGDTSSLQEGEGDLSGTKVSEKRSPTDFALWKCSKEGEPWWESPWGKGRPGWHIECSVMASIICGESLDIHTGGIDLKFPHHDNEMAQAEAYYNNSNWVKYFLHSGHLTIAGCKMSKSLKNFITIQDALKKHSARQLRLAFLLHSWKDTLDYSDDTMHMAIQYEKFLNEFFLNVKCKIRSLGSETNINTFTKWTKSEVELNEKFYHARDLVHNALCDNIDTRSALDAVRDLVTHCNIYMKEIKQPNTLLLRDVAVYITKMFIIFGVISSHDSIGFPVDSNTANLNVEEVVMPYLEILANFREKVRNHAKALKASSILEECDTLRDDILPNIGVRLEDSNEEVCKIKLVNKEELLKEKIHKKQMELERTLEKERRKAEAAAKEALRKIPPSEMFKLEKDKYSQFDGNGVPTHYIDGTEISKGQMKKLLKLQQAQEKRYNEYLASTNNA
- the CysRS gene encoding cysteine--tRNA ligase, cytoplasmic isoform X2, with the translated sequence MTHHIWDMLGTKSYISFDILRRVLSDYFGYDILYVMNITDIDDKIIKRARQNYLYEKYIEENHTLDEILDDAKYVMCIFEDTVKNTNDTDKKCMLEALLCNVEKAIENLENVVKLKDEEKMKEYQELLLKEARDPLAEWLDKTKGATVTEHSIFTKLSQHWEMEFHKDMDSLNILRPNVLTRVSEYIPEIITFIEKIIENGIAYESNGSVYFDVATFDKQDKHYYAKLVPEAYGDTSSLQEGEGDLSGTKVSEKRSPTDFALWKCSKEGEPWWESPWGKGRPGWHIECSVMASIICGESLDIHTGGIDLKFPHHDNEMAQAEAYYNNSNWVKYFLHSGHLTIAGCKMSKSLKNFITIQDALKKHSARQLRLAFLLHSWKDTLDYSDDTMHMAIQYEKFLNEFFLNVKCKIRSLGSETNINTFTKWTKSEVELNEKFYHARDLVHNALCDNIDTRSALDAVRDLVTHCNIYMKEIKQPNTLLLRDVAVYITKMFIIFGVISSHDSIGFPVDSNTANLNVEEVVMPYLEILANFREKVRNHAKALKASSILEECDTLRDDILPNIGVRLEDSNEEVCKIKLVNKEELLKEKIHKKQMELERTLEKERRKAEAAAKEALRKIPPSEMFKLEKDKYSQFDGNGVPTHYIDGTEISKGQMKKLLKLQQAQEKRYNEYLASTNNA